The Paenibacillus polymyxa M1 DNA segment TAATTCCTAGGTGATAGATAAAGTCAAAAAATAAAGCTGATGAATTCAAATTATATAAAGACCATGTTAATGACTTGTACCCAGTAGAATAAATATTAATTCCAGATTCGTGCCAAAAAAAGTATCTTTGTTTATAATGAATAAAATAATTGAAAAGTAATATCAACCCAATACATATCCGAAGGATACTTGTACCAATAAGAAAGCGTTCATTCATAAAAAAATTACGGTAATTCAACAACATCCTTTACAACTCCTTTCCAATCATATACGACATTCTCTTCTTTCACTTTAAAATGAAGATCATTCCGCTTTGAATATGGAATCGCATCCGATATTGAGGTCATAAACTGGACATCAGTTATTTCATGTTTTAAAAACTCCCTTTTTGCAAACGCAGAAGCATAGCGATAAATGATTTGTTCAACTTGATCCGAATCTTTTTCTAAAGAAGCATTTATTTCTTTGGATAAATTTTCTTTTCTTGATATTTTATCCATTAATTTATATGTTAGGTCATCTTTCCCTCCTATATATAATTGATGTATGTATCCACTTCCAATTCTGAGCATCCTATTATAAGGTGAAAATACTGTCGTCTCATTCGTCCTAATCATAGGTTCAGTAACATCATACCAATTGCTTAAAACAGTTTTGGTACTGCCCTCCTCCTTATACTTCACACGTACATATAATTTTAGATTTTGAGTCATAGGCTGGGGAGCAAATAGATGCCAGTTTTGTTGAAAAAACCGTCCAACATAGTTATCAGTTACTGATTTCAATGAAACAGAGACCGGGTTAAGCGGTCCAGCGTGAAGTAAAATAAAGAAGAAATGAACCATCAAGAACAACGATAAAGAGAATAACGTAGCATTTAAAATACACGCTTCACTTTTTTTTTCATTTAAGAAATCACCTCTTTTTAATAACATCAGGGAGAGAGAAACATAAAAATCTGATCCTCTCCCTGATATTTCAGCTATTTATCAAAAATTACATCTGCATTCTCTACATCACTGCTAGAAACACCTGTACCTAATAGACTTCCTAAGCGGGTCGCTTCTCTCAGAGCATCCTTGTTAGCTTCATAAGCTGCTTTACCAACTTGTACTGCTTTACGAGCAAGGGAGGCTATTGCTTGAGGCTCAACAGCAGCACCATTTGCATTCGCGCTAATTAAAGGAGAAGAATTTCCAGAGGAAACGTCATAATCAGAAGCGTAAGAAGCGCTTAAACTTACAGTAGAGAAGGCTGTGATGGCTAGAGCCAGACTAAGTATTGTTAATTTTTTCTTCATAGATAATTCCTCCTAAAATGGTTAGTAACAAAATAATTTCAATCTCTTAGTTTTATAACTTTTATATTACTATTATTTAATATAATTACTTATTATATCACTCCCTTCCATATTTTATATCTTATTTTCCCTTGCCAAAAATCATAAACATAAATTTTTGGTAATTAAAATTAAAAATTATTATCTTAGTCCAGTCACGCTTCATTTTAAAATCCATTAAGAAAAGAAAACAGCAATCTCTACAAACCCCATCAAACTCTGTGCCTTAAATAGTTTCATGTCTACATTTGGTCTACAATTAAGGGTGATTAAAAGCAAAAACCCGCTCAATGAGCGGATTTCAGTATAAAGACGTGGGGAGTTGAACCTCTGTCCCAAACTTTTAATATACATTAATTGTTATTATCAGTGTTCTTCAAGCCATATGTATCAGACTTGAGGAGCTCTCTCCATTTATCAACTAGACCCTCATTGAGGAGCTAAACACCAATGCATTCTGTAATCAATCTTTTCTTACTGACAGTGTACATCACTCCTCATACTCTTGTGTGGTGACAATGATTGCCGTATTTTGGGCCATCTATCTGGCATCCGAATTTTTATTACATCATTTCAGCAAACTGTCATTCTTAATACTTTTTTATTAAAAAGTGATCGCATCTATTTTTCACTAAAGCTTTTGGCCCATTCAGCAACCCTACGGCTACTTTCTTCTTCTGACAAATCCTCGATCCTGGTCATAATAGACCATCTTACTCCACAAGGATCCAATATACTTGCGAATCGATCACCTGAAACAAAGTTTGCAACGGGTTCCCTTACTTTCGCTCCTCTTGCTACCGCATTTTCAATGACCTGATCCACATTCATTACGTAAATTCCGAAAGAATAACACGCATTTCCTTCATCTGGCGGCAAGACCAATTGATATGTCGGATTCGCTGCTCCCAGCTGCAAAAAACCATTTCCAAAATCTAATTCCGCATGAACAATGATTTTATTGCCATTCTCATCAGGTAATTCAGTAATATCCTTAACCCTTGCATTGAAAACCGCTTTATAAAACTCTATTGCTTCCGAAGGATTCTTCACGGTAATAAACGGGGTAATAGATGTAAAGCCGTTGGGTATTCCCTTCTTTGTATATTTGCCTGACACTCCCACATATTCTCTGCTTTCAGTCATTTTAACTCCTCCTTTAAATGATCGTAACAGTTCAGTTTTATGCTTATACCTTCATTGGATTGAATTCATCAACTCATAGTAATGTTTGGATGCACGAGTCTTATTAAGACTATACCAAGCCTCTAATGTTTTAGAAGAAAACACGCCCAGAGCTTTCAACACGTGTACGGAGAATTCCAACGGAGCCATTCCAGATGCAGTGATTAGTTTTCCATCCGTTACAGCAGACTCCATTTTGTAATACTTTTCGCCCGTATAGGTGG contains these protein-coding regions:
- a CDS encoding DUF5819 family protein — its product is MLLKRGDFLNEKKSEACILNATLFSLSLFLMVHFFFILLHAGPLNPVSVSLKSVTDNYVGRFFQQNWHLFAPQPMTQNLKLYVRVKYKEEGSTKTVLSNWYDVTEPMIRTNETTVFSPYNRMLRIGSGYIHQLYIGGKDDLTYKLMDKISRKENLSKEINASLEKDSDQVEQIIYRYASAFAKREFLKHEITDVQFMTSISDAIPYSKRNDLHFKVKEENVVYDWKGVVKDVVELP
- a CDS encoding VOC family protein → MTESREYVGVSGKYTKKGIPNGFTSITPFITVKNPSEAIEFYKAVFNARVKDITELPDENGNKIIVHAELDFGNGFLQLGAANPTYQLVLPPDEGNACYSFGIYVMNVDQVIENAVARGAKVREPVANFVSGDRFASILDPCGVRWSIMTRIEDLSEEESSRRVAEWAKSFSEK